A single genomic interval of Numenius arquata chromosome 14, bNumArq3.hap1.1, whole genome shotgun sequence harbors:
- the NAGPA gene encoding N-acetylglucosamine-1-phosphodiester alpha-N-acetylglucosaminidase, translated as MAACRAAGAAGGGCGRRRRPVPGQAVVAAALAALGWLQAARGAGSPSSDPLLQPYFPSLHGPRHHHRHVRDCQPLKYGNVTHEAWPSDNRTGGPVATTRTFVSYIPPDGENRKVVYGHFTFVRNPLRTFSVLEPGGTGGCQAQRRATVEETARLRKCLVAQNGGYFNMETGACLGNVVSDGKLVRNSGGLQNAQFGIRKDGTMVFGYLSEEDVLDQANPFVQLVSGVVWLLRDGEVYVSQSQVAECGDVQTTGTFDKFINVISARTAVGHDSQGQLVLVHVDGQTESRGVNLWEMAEFLKKQGIINAINLDGGGSATLVLNGTLASYPSEHCSFDSMWRCPRRISTVLCVHEPACEPADCSGHGDCVAGACRCTGDFWRGPACDILDCGPSNCSLRGVCTDAGCLCDAGWTGSDCSEACASGFYGAACAQKCLCRNGGSCDPVHGACSCPAGYYGTGCEQECPMGWYGPNCREQCACEHSCPCDRETGSCNVTFPWAVQEQLNKAGRCLASQSKGRSQDKFSLSEKAWLSMTCVLALLLVISAMGNVGLLLKARSERQQESGDYLYHPLREMNGEAGHASTSCETDDAQDQSQALLQSPG; from the exons ATGGCGGCCtgcagggcggcgggggccgcgggcgggggctgcgggcggcggcggcggccggtgccGGGGCAGGCGGTGGTGGCCGCAGCGCTGGCGGCGCTGGGCTGGCTGCAGGCGGCGCGGGGCGCCGG GAGCCCCTCCAGCGACCCGCTGCTGCAGCCCTATTTCCCCTCCCTGCACGGCCCTCGGCACCACCACAGGCATGTCAGAGACTGTCAGCCCCTCAAGTACGGCAATGTAACACACGAAGCTTGGCCCAGCGACAACAGGACGGGTGGCCCGGTGGCTACCACCAGAACATTTGTTTCTTACATCCCCCCGGATGGCGAGAACCGCAAGGTGGTCTATGGCCACTTCACTTTCGTGAGGAACCCCCTGAGGACCTTCTCTGTGCTAGAGCCAGGGGGCACGGGAGGCTGCCAGGCTCAACGCAGAGCCACCGTGGAAGAGACCGCAAGGCTCAGGAAGTGTCTGGTGGCCCAGAACGGTGGGTACTTCAACATGGAAACTGGAGCGTGCCTTGGGAACGTTGTGAGCGATGGAAAGCTGGTGAGAAACTCTGGAGGCCTGCAAAATGCTCAGTTCGGCATCCGGAAGGATGGCACCATGGTGTTTGG TTACCTGTCCGAGGAAGATGTCTTGGATCAAGCAAACCCTTTTGTGCAGCTTGTGAGTGGGGTAGTTTGGCTCCTAAGAGACGGAGAAGTGTACGTCAGTCAGAGCCAAGTGGCTGAGTGCGGGGACGTTCAAACCACAG GAACCTTTGACAAGTTCATCAACGTGATATCGGCCAGGACGGCGGTGGGACACGACAGTCAGGGGCAGCTGGTCCTGGTTCACGTGGACGGACAGACAGAATCCAGAGG GGTCAACCTCTGGGAAATGGCTGAATTTCTGAAGAAGCAGGGAATCATCAATGCCATCAACCTGGATGGCGGAGGGTCTGCAACGCTGGTCTTAAATGGGACCCTCGCAAGCTACCCATCTGAGCACTG CTCCTTTGACAGCATGTGGCGCTGCCCTCGCCGCATCTCGACCGTCCTGTGCGTCCACGAGCCCGCCTGCGAGCCCGCCGACTGCAGCGGCCACGGGGACTGCGTGGCAGGGGCATGCCGCTGCACCGGGGACTTCTGGAGAGGCCCAGCCTGTGACATCTTGGACTGTGGCCCTTCCAACTGCAGCCTGCGCGGGGTCTGCACCGACG CCGGATGCCTCTGTGACGCTGGCTGGACCGGCAGCGACTGCAGCGAAG CTTGTGCCAGCGGTTTCTACGGGGCCGCCTGTGCCCAGAAATGCCTGTGCCGGAacggtggctcctgtgaccccgtgcacggagcctgctcctgcccggcTGGGTACTACGGCACCGGCTGCGAGCAAG AGTGTCCCATGGGCTGGTACGGGCCGAACTGCCGGGAACAATGTGCGTGTGAACACTCGTGTCCCTGCGACCGGGAGACGGGCAGCTGCAACGTCACCTTCCCGTGGGCAGTGCAGGAGCAGCTGAACAAAG ctggGCGGTGTTTGGCTTCCCAGAGTAAGGGAAGGAGCCAAGACAAGTTCTCTCTGTCAGA AAAAGCCTGGCTCTCCATGACCTGTGTCTTGGCTCTGCTTCTGGTGATCAGCGCCATGGGAAACGTGGGCCTTCTTCTCAAGGCCAGGtcagagaggcagcaggagagcgGCGATTATCTCTACCACCCGCTGAGGGAGATGAACGGGGAAGCCGGTCACGCCTCCACCTCCTGCGAGACGGACGATGCTCAGGACCAGAGCCAGGCCCTCCTTCAGAGCCCCGGATGA